The Flexivirga oryzae genome has a segment encoding these proteins:
- the rsmH gene encoding 16S rRNA (cytosine(1402)-N(4))-methyltransferase RsmH: MTIDTRIAGKELGVTAAGAADRHVPVLAARITELLTPALDQPGAVFLDGTLGMGGHSEAILAACPQVTVYGVDRDTQALTLAGERLAPYGDRFRPVHAVYDEAIDALAERGVTAIDGALFDLGVSSLQLDETDRGFAYSVDAPLDMRMDQSTGPTAADVLNGYAAADLERILRTYGEERFARRIAAAIVRERERQPFTDSARLVELLRQTIPAASQRTGGHPGKRTFQALRIEVNGELAAWEAALPAAVDALAVGGRIAVLSYHSLEDRITKRALAAGATSTAPPGLPVELPEHAPYLALLTRGAEQPSQEEISNNPRAASARLRAAERILPTNRGVQQSRSKGLRR; encoded by the coding sequence ATGACCATCGACACGCGCATCGCGGGCAAGGAGCTGGGTGTGACCGCTGCAGGCGCCGCCGACCGGCACGTGCCGGTGCTCGCCGCCCGCATCACCGAGCTGCTGACCCCGGCACTGGACCAGCCCGGCGCGGTCTTCCTGGACGGCACGCTCGGCATGGGCGGCCACAGCGAGGCGATCCTCGCCGCCTGCCCGCAGGTCACCGTCTACGGCGTCGACCGCGACACCCAGGCGCTGACGCTCGCCGGCGAGCGGCTCGCGCCGTACGGCGACCGCTTCCGGCCGGTCCATGCGGTGTATGACGAGGCGATCGACGCACTCGCCGAGCGCGGCGTGACCGCGATCGACGGTGCGCTGTTCGACCTGGGCGTCTCCTCGCTGCAACTGGACGAGACCGACCGCGGGTTCGCCTACAGCGTCGACGCACCCCTCGACATGCGGATGGACCAGAGCACCGGACCGACCGCCGCGGACGTGCTCAACGGCTACGCCGCCGCGGACCTGGAGCGCATCCTGCGCACGTACGGCGAGGAGCGCTTCGCCCGCAGGATCGCCGCCGCGATCGTGCGCGAGCGGGAACGGCAGCCGTTCACCGACTCCGCCCGGCTGGTCGAGCTGCTGCGGCAGACCATCCCGGCGGCGTCCCAGCGCACCGGGGGACACCCGGGCAAGCGGACGTTCCAGGCGCTGCGCATCGAGGTCAACGGCGAACTCGCGGCCTGGGAGGCCGCGCTGCCGGCCGCCGTCGACGCACTCGCGGTCGGCGGCCGGATCGCGGTCCTGTCCTACCACTCGCTGGAGGACCGGATCACCAAGCGCGCCCTGGCCGCCGGTGCCACGAGCACCGCGCCGCCGGGGTTGCCGGTCGAGCTGCCCGAGCACGCGCCGTACCTCGCGCTGCTGACCCGCGGCGCCGAGCAGCCTTCCCAGGAAGAAATCAGCAACAACCCGCGCGCGGCGTCCGCACGTTTGCGCGCCGCCGAACGTATTCTCCCCACAAACCGTGGGGTTCAGCAGTCCAGATCGAAGGGACTTCGTCGATGA
- the mraZ gene encoding division/cell wall cluster transcriptional repressor MraZ, which produces MFLGTHTPRLDEKGRLFLPAKFRDKLAGGLVITRGQERCLYVFAMADFEHLAAEMNNTPVTNRAVRNFQRVLLSAASDEIPDKQGRVTIPAVLREYAGLTKDCTVIGTGNRVEVWDTAAWNDFLAATEDDFADQGEEVIPGGLF; this is translated from the coding sequence ATGTTTCTCGGCACTCACACCCCTCGGCTGGACGAGAAGGGTCGGCTGTTCCTGCCCGCGAAGTTCCGCGACAAGCTCGCCGGCGGCCTGGTCATCACCCGTGGCCAGGAGCGCTGCCTCTACGTCTTCGCGATGGCCGACTTCGAGCACCTCGCCGCCGAGATGAACAACACACCCGTCACCAATCGGGCCGTCCGCAACTTCCAGCGGGTGCTGCTGTCCGCGGCCTCCGACGAGATCCCGGACAAGCAGGGTCGCGTCACCATCCCGGCCGTGCTGCGCGAGTACGCCGGACTGACCAAGGACTGCACGGTGATCGGCACCGGCAACCGGGTCGAGGTCTGGGACACCGCGGCCTGGAACGACTTCCTCGCGGCAACCGAGGACGACTTCGCCGATCAGGGCGAGGAGGTGATTCCTGGCGGGCTGTTCTGA
- a CDS encoding RNA polymerase sigma factor, with product MSKTPGAPALPAEFAHPALQQLMAAGLANGSIDSTQLKDALEVSEIAPQRMKTVLRALDEQGIAVTLDTEHAARAVATTTTRRGTSQKAAAKSTAKKPADDTSDEKPAAKKAAAKKAPGASAEDEAAAEKPAAKKAAAKKTTAKKTAAGRKKADDDEADAKSDEENESDAFVIRQDDEDDAPAQQVVTAGATADPVKDYLKQIGKVALLNAEQEVELAKRIEAGLFAEEKLNSGEKIEMKLKRELWWIAQDGKKAKNHLLEANLRLVVSLAKRYTGRGMLFLDLIQEGNLGLIRAVEKFDYTKGYKFSTYATWWIRQAITRAMADQARTIRIPVHMVEVINKLARVQRQMLQDLGREPTPEELAKELDMTPEKVVEVQKYGREPISLHTPLGEDGDSEFGDLIEDSEAVVPADAVSFTLLQEQLHSVLDTLSEREAGVVSMRFGLTDGQPKTLDEIGKVYGVTRERIRQIESKTMSKLRHPSRSQVLRDYLD from the coding sequence GCGGAATTCGCGCATCCCGCGCTGCAACAGTTGATGGCCGCCGGCCTTGCGAACGGCTCGATCGACAGCACGCAGCTGAAGGATGCACTGGAGGTCAGTGAGATCGCTCCGCAGCGGATGAAGACCGTGCTGCGGGCGCTGGACGAGCAGGGCATCGCGGTGACTCTGGACACCGAGCACGCGGCGCGCGCGGTCGCGACCACGACGACACGACGCGGCACCAGCCAGAAGGCGGCAGCCAAGAGCACCGCGAAGAAGCCGGCGGACGACACGAGCGACGAGAAGCCGGCTGCCAAGAAGGCCGCGGCCAAGAAGGCTCCCGGCGCCTCCGCCGAGGACGAGGCCGCTGCCGAGAAACCGGCCGCCAAGAAGGCGGCGGCGAAGAAGACCACCGCCAAGAAGACCGCCGCCGGCCGCAAGAAGGCCGATGACGACGAGGCCGACGCCAAGAGCGACGAGGAGAACGAGTCCGACGCTTTCGTCATCCGTCAGGACGACGAGGACGACGCACCCGCACAGCAGGTCGTGACCGCCGGTGCGACCGCCGACCCGGTCAAGGACTACCTCAAGCAGATCGGCAAGGTCGCCCTGCTCAACGCCGAGCAGGAGGTCGAGCTCGCCAAGCGCATCGAGGCCGGTCTGTTCGCCGAGGAGAAGCTCAACTCGGGCGAGAAGATCGAGATGAAGCTCAAGCGCGAGCTGTGGTGGATCGCGCAGGACGGCAAGAAGGCCAAGAACCACCTGCTCGAGGCCAACCTGCGACTGGTCGTCTCGCTCGCCAAGCGCTACACGGGCCGCGGCATGCTCTTCCTGGACCTGATCCAGGAGGGCAACCTCGGTCTGATCCGTGCGGTCGAGAAGTTCGACTACACCAAGGGCTACAAGTTCTCCACCTACGCGACGTGGTGGATCCGGCAGGCGATCACCCGCGCGATGGCCGACCAGGCGCGCACCATCCGTATCCCGGTGCACATGGTCGAGGTCATCAACAAGCTGGCCCGTGTCCAGCGGCAGATGCTGCAGGACCTCGGTCGCGAACCCACTCCGGAGGAGCTCGCCAAGGAGCTCGACATGACCCCGGAGAAGGTCGTCGAGGTGCAGAAGTACGGCCGCGAGCCGATCTCGCTGCACACCCCGCTCGGCGAGGACGGCGACAGCGAGTTCGGTGACCTCATCGAGGACTCCGAGGCCGTCGTGCCGGCCGACGCGGTCAGCTTCACCCTGCTGCAGGAGCAACTGCACTCGGTGCTCGACACCCTGTCCGAGCGCGAGGCCGGCGTCGTGTCGATGCGCTTCGGGCTCACCGACGGTCAGCCGAAGACGCTGGACGAGATCGGCAAGGTCTACGGCGTCACCCGCGAGCGGATCCGCCAGATCGAGTCCAAGACCATGAGCAAGCTGCGCCACCCGTCGCGCTCGCAGGTTCTGCGCGACTACCTGGACTGA
- a CDS encoding DUF58 domain-containing protein, whose amino-acid sequence MAAGRPHTFTGLGRGFISAGIVLTVAGLVLGFEDIVRVGVLLVLLAVGALLFARRPAPRLEVRRTVNPPTAIPDERAEVEVTFTNVDHRSSRLYLAEERIDYVLGDRPRFVVAKLEPGATRQVRYVVRSHLRGRYRLGPVTLTQRDPFGLTHVTRSLTSTDELLVLPRVVPLGAGHPPGSGVGNDGETPQMIALHGEEDVSIRNYHDGDDLRKVHWPATAHRGELMVRQEDRPARRSALVLLDSRESAHAGTGAASSFEWAVSAVASVLVRLEELGYRTQLVTQEAVQSPNAALMIERPVPELIEDLASVQLGTDEDFEQVQSTALEHVSAGGLAVAVIAAGDDDTATELAGLRQPGAAALGFVLDPSSFAHGRRGAERSEPSEAAQRVRERLATAGWRVVIVDAKLPILDAWSTVTNKALVQVGSL is encoded by the coding sequence ATGGCCGCCGGACGACCCCACACCTTCACCGGCCTGGGCCGCGGGTTCATCAGCGCCGGCATCGTGCTGACCGTCGCCGGCCTGGTGCTCGGCTTCGAGGACATCGTGCGCGTCGGGGTGCTGCTGGTGCTGCTCGCGGTCGGTGCGCTGCTGTTCGCCCGCCGGCCCGCGCCGCGGCTGGAGGTGCGCCGCACCGTCAACCCGCCGACCGCCATACCCGACGAGCGGGCGGAGGTCGAGGTGACGTTCACCAACGTCGACCACCGCTCCAGCCGGCTCTACCTCGCCGAGGAACGCATCGACTACGTGCTCGGCGACCGGCCGCGCTTCGTCGTCGCCAAACTCGAGCCCGGCGCCACCCGGCAGGTGCGGTATGTCGTGCGCAGCCACCTGCGCGGTCGCTACCGGCTCGGCCCGGTGACCCTCACCCAGCGTGACCCGTTCGGGCTCACCCACGTGACCCGGTCGCTCACCAGCACCGACGAGCTGCTCGTCCTGCCGCGCGTCGTGCCCCTGGGCGCCGGTCACCCGCCCGGCTCCGGTGTCGGCAACGACGGCGAGACGCCGCAGATGATCGCGCTGCACGGCGAGGAGGACGTGTCGATCCGCAACTACCACGATGGCGACGACCTGCGGAAGGTCCACTGGCCGGCGACCGCGCACCGCGGCGAGCTCATGGTGCGCCAGGAGGACCGGCCGGCCCGCCGCTCGGCGCTCGTGCTGCTGGACTCGCGCGAGTCCGCACACGCCGGCACCGGCGCCGCCAGCTCCTTCGAGTGGGCGGTGAGCGCCGTCGCCTCCGTGCTCGTCCGGCTCGAGGAGCTGGGCTACCGGACGCAGCTGGTCACCCAGGAGGCGGTCCAGTCCCCCAACGCCGCGCTGATGATCGAGCGTCCGGTCCCGGAGCTGATCGAGGACCTGGCCTCGGTGCAACTGGGCACCGACGAGGACTTCGAGCAGGTGCAGTCCACCGCGCTCGAACACGTCTCGGCCGGCGGGCTCGCGGTCGCCGTCATCGCCGCCGGTGACGACGACACCGCCACCGAGCTGGCCGGGCTGCGGCAGCCGGGTGCGGCGGCGCTCGGCTTCGTCCTGGACCCGTCGAGTTTCGCGCACGGCCGACGCGGCGCCGAGCGCTCCGAACCGAGCGAGGCCGCGCAGCGGGTCCGGGAACGGCTGGCCACCGCCGGCTGGCGGGTGGTCATCGTCGACGCGAAACTGCCCATCCTCGACGCCTGGTCGACGGTCACGAACAAGGCCCTGGTGCAGGTGGGTTCGCTGTGA
- a CDS encoding transglutaminaseTgpA domain-containing protein has translation MITRARLGEAGLALLGSVVAMWPLTTLLQGGAWLWGLVLLCAFVGAVGASMRLTRATPGAILLVQVVALLVVVILLNVHDHLDSTFFSAIHDLVQDANSTVQHSAAPAPVTPGLLMMLEVIVPGLAIGVDFLAVTCRQPALAGVPMMVIYMLSTSNTGDALNPVFFILLATAWLTMVAHGGGVLVRAWSSVRARALTPTVHDDQLGLGGLASAARTLGIVTILLALIIPVLIPRAGPHYFAQGLGRGGSGNGVGVVAFSTTVSLARDLRSTNGAPVLNFRTSDLSPPPLRVTAGGSYSDGEWSDFPSSNNLIEAQNGRSLPLPFGAVKTDDDSVERLQVSNNTMDAPDVPAPFPISQGSFGDVQWGYSRDTQQPYVSKTVKSYAVDYFIPQRDAYESSRATDPKEFANQLQLDPKSAVRVRALAKSLGGNDTFDEAVRIQNYLRSDQFTYSLTLAPRRTVDGKKLDPLSNFLVTKKGYCTQFATAMIMLARADGIPARMALGFLPGTPAPNGVYTVTQSNAHAWPELYLQGLGWTRFEPTPAERSGAAPSYTDTSVATGGGRVPGQSTSTTSASQAPSSASSAAPTVAAAPKANSGTSDPHLLRNLLVLLGVIVLGLLGALVLPLVARRQRASISARLREHRPVEAQWQVLQTRLHDLGIPPPESESSPRATERYYRSRAALPTEGVTALHTAMQSLEHERYAAPGTAPATIDPQAREILRGIRRQQSWTQRFASTVLPGTGRAAFGRAMRRIADWPFRVIFRQSRDD, from the coding sequence GTGATCACCCGGGCACGACTGGGCGAGGCCGGTCTGGCGCTGCTGGGCTCGGTGGTCGCGATGTGGCCGCTCACGACCCTGCTGCAGGGCGGCGCCTGGCTCTGGGGCCTGGTCCTGTTGTGCGCGTTCGTCGGTGCGGTCGGCGCCTCGATGCGGCTGACCCGTGCGACGCCGGGTGCGATCCTGCTGGTCCAGGTCGTCGCGTTGCTCGTGGTCGTCATACTCCTCAACGTCCACGACCACCTGGACTCCACGTTCTTCAGCGCGATCCACGACCTGGTGCAGGACGCGAACTCGACGGTGCAGCACTCCGCGGCGCCGGCGCCGGTCACGCCGGGCCTGCTGATGATGCTCGAGGTGATCGTCCCGGGGCTCGCCATCGGGGTCGACTTCCTCGCGGTCACCTGCCGGCAGCCCGCGCTCGCCGGCGTGCCGATGATGGTCATCTACATGCTGTCGACGTCCAACACGGGCGACGCGCTCAACCCGGTCTTCTTCATCCTGCTCGCCACCGCCTGGCTGACCATGGTCGCGCACGGCGGCGGCGTCCTGGTGCGCGCCTGGTCGTCGGTGCGGGCGCGCGCGCTCACCCCCACCGTGCACGACGACCAGCTGGGGCTGGGCGGGCTGGCCTCGGCCGCCCGCACCCTCGGCATCGTGACCATCCTGCTCGCGCTGATCATCCCGGTGCTCATCCCGCGCGCCGGCCCGCACTACTTCGCGCAGGGCCTCGGCCGCGGCGGCAGCGGGAACGGCGTCGGCGTCGTCGCCTTCAGCACCACCGTCAGCCTCGCCCGGGACCTGCGCAGCACCAACGGCGCACCGGTGCTGAACTTCCGCACCAGCGACCTGTCGCCGCCACCGTTGCGGGTCACCGCCGGCGGCAGCTACTCCGACGGCGAGTGGTCGGACTTCCCGAGCTCCAACAACCTGATCGAGGCCCAGAACGGCCGGTCGCTCCCCCTCCCGTTCGGCGCGGTGAAGACCGACGACGACTCGGTCGAGCGGCTGCAGGTCTCCAACAACACCATGGACGCACCGGACGTGCCGGCGCCGTTCCCGATCTCGCAGGGCAGCTTCGGCGATGTGCAGTGGGGTTACTCGCGCGACACCCAGCAGCCGTACGTGTCCAAGACCGTCAAGTCGTACGCGGTCGACTACTTCATCCCGCAGCGCGACGCCTACGAGTCGAGTCGCGCCACCGACCCCAAGGAGTTCGCCAACCAGCTGCAACTGGACCCGAAGTCGGCGGTGCGGGTGCGGGCCCTGGCCAAGAGCCTCGGCGGCAACGACACGTTCGACGAGGCGGTGCGGATCCAGAACTACCTGCGCTCGGACCAGTTCACCTACTCCCTGACGCTGGCCCCGCGCCGGACCGTCGACGGCAAGAAGCTGGACCCGCTGTCCAACTTCCTGGTCACCAAAAAGGGTTACTGCACGCAGTTCGCCACGGCGATGATCATGCTGGCGCGCGCGGACGGCATCCCCGCGCGGATGGCGCTGGGCTTCCTGCCCGGCACGCCCGCACCGAACGGCGTCTACACCGTCACCCAGTCCAACGCGCACGCCTGGCCGGAGCTCTACCTGCAGGGGCTCGGGTGGACCCGGTTCGAGCCGACACCCGCCGAACGGTCCGGCGCTGCGCCGTCATACACCGACACCTCGGTGGCAACGGGCGGCGGCCGGGTGCCCGGTCAGAGCACCAGCACGACCAGCGCCTCGCAGGCACCCTCCTCGGCGTCGTCGGCGGCGCCGACCGTGGCCGCAGCACCGAAGGCGAACAGTGGCACGAGCGACCCGCACCTGCTGCGCAACCTGCTCGTCCTGCTCGGGGTCATCGTGCTCGGTCTGCTCGGCGCGCTGGTGCTCCCGCTGGTCGCCCGGCGGCAGCGCGCGTCGATCAGCGCCCGGCTGCGCGAGCACCGACCGGTGGAGGCGCAGTGGCAGGTGCTGCAGACCCGGCTGCACGACCTCGGCATCCCCCCGCCGGAGTCCGAGTCGTCACCGCGTGCGACCGAGCGCTACTACCGGTCCCGGGCGGCGCTGCCGACCGAGGGCGTGACCGCGCTGCACACGGCGATGCAGTCGCTGGAGCACGAGCGGTATGCCGCGCCCGGCACCGCGCCGGCCACCATCGACCCGCAGGCGCGGGAGATCCTGCGCGGCATCCGCCGCCAGCAGTCGTGGACGCAGCGGTTCGCGTCGACGGTGCTGCCCGGCACCGGCCGTGCGGCGTTCGGGCGGGCCATGCGGCGGATCGCCGACTGGCCGTTCCGGGTGATCTTCCGGCAGTCCCGCGACGACTGA
- a CDS encoding penicillin-binding protein 2 gives MSTSRRPGVRSARPSGSTRASGAGNSSRGRARPQSTDTRSGRRPVVGTAAAGGQQKAKSKAKTKGSGRRPAASPPRRPRRPVALGVGHPRRRARMLMVVTLIVFSLFAAQLLRIQGLDAKGVSEKALDSRLHATMLPALRGSIVDDNGVVLASSVDRFNVTDDPTATVTYRKRVDGQVQQVGLVGAATDIADILGVQPQPILTVMQQALKKNSRFTYLAKQATPRQWQAIAKLGIPGVYSETTTERNYPQGTSVAPLIGWVDTNGKGGGGLEQMEQGVLNGTPGKHIYEQAPDGSVIATGDNQDTPAVNGENVKLTLDNDLQWYSQNAIAAAVKKTGALSGEVVVMDTQQNLKTIASYPSFDNNDVGAADNSDLQSKPFTQAYEPGSTSKVITMAALLEEGKATPFTHVVVPPLLTRAGETFHDAEKHGTEQLTLSGVLAQSSNIGTMIEGSKLPKGTLYKYLRAFGLGQTTGIGYPGESKGLLTSYKDWSATQRFTVMFGQGLAGTAIQEASVFATVANDGVKEPVKLIAGVGEGDDYTAPQDDRKAKRVISRATANKLTKMMEGIVSETGTAPMAGVKGYSVAGKTGTADRYDQELGRYNGVTASFIGFAPADHPRYIVAVTLQRPVHGTFGGQLAGPVFSQIMGYALQKAGVPANQKQASPYPLTFETTGKK, from the coding sequence GTGAGCACGTCCCGACGCCCCGGTGTACGCAGCGCGCGCCCGAGCGGCTCGACACGGGCGTCCGGGGCCGGCAACAGCAGCAGGGGGAGGGCGCGCCCGCAGAGCACCGACACCCGGTCCGGCCGGCGCCCGGTCGTCGGCACCGCTGCGGCCGGTGGGCAGCAGAAGGCGAAGTCCAAGGCGAAGACCAAGGGGTCCGGGCGGCGCCCGGCCGCGTCCCCGCCGAGGCGCCCGCGTCGCCCGGTGGCGCTGGGGGTCGGACACCCGCGACGCCGTGCCCGCATGCTCATGGTCGTCACGCTGATCGTCTTCAGCCTGTTCGCCGCCCAGTTGCTGCGCATCCAGGGCCTGGACGCCAAGGGCGTCTCGGAGAAGGCACTCGACTCCCGGCTGCACGCAACGATGCTGCCCGCACTGCGCGGTTCGATCGTCGACGACAACGGCGTGGTGCTCGCCTCCAGCGTCGACCGGTTCAACGTGACCGACGACCCGACGGCGACGGTGACCTACCGGAAACGGGTCGACGGGCAGGTCCAGCAGGTCGGCCTCGTCGGTGCCGCCACCGACATCGCGGACATCCTCGGCGTCCAGCCGCAGCCCATCCTCACCGTGATGCAGCAGGCGCTGAAGAAGAACTCCCGCTTCACCTACCTGGCCAAGCAGGCCACGCCCCGCCAGTGGCAGGCGATCGCCAAACTCGGCATACCGGGCGTCTACAGCGAGACCACCACCGAGCGCAACTACCCCCAGGGCACCTCGGTGGCGCCACTGATCGGCTGGGTCGACACCAACGGCAAGGGCGGCGGCGGCCTGGAGCAGATGGAGCAGGGAGTGCTCAACGGCACCCCCGGCAAGCACATCTACGAGCAGGCGCCGGACGGCAGCGTCATCGCCACCGGCGACAACCAGGACACCCCGGCCGTCAACGGCGAGAACGTCAAGCTCACCCTCGACAACGACCTGCAGTGGTACTCCCAGAACGCCATCGCCGCCGCCGTGAAGAAGACCGGTGCGCTGTCCGGCGAGGTCGTGGTGATGGACACCCAGCAGAACCTCAAGACGATCGCGAGCTACCCGAGCTTCGACAACAACGACGTCGGCGCGGCCGACAACAGCGACCTGCAGTCCAAGCCGTTCACCCAGGCGTACGAGCCGGGCTCCACCAGCAAGGTCATCACCATGGCCGCGCTCCTGGAGGAGGGCAAGGCGACACCGTTCACCCACGTGGTGGTGCCGCCGCTGCTGACCCGGGCCGGGGAGACGTTCCACGACGCGGAGAAGCACGGCACCGAACAGCTCACCCTGTCCGGCGTCCTCGCCCAGTCCTCCAACATCGGCACGATGATCGAGGGCAGCAAGCTGCCCAAGGGCACGCTCTACAAGTACCTGCGGGCGTTCGGGCTCGGGCAGACCACCGGTATCGGCTACCCCGGCGAGTCCAAGGGCCTGCTCACGTCATACAAGGACTGGAGCGCCACCCAGCGTTTCACCGTGATGTTCGGCCAGGGCCTGGCCGGCACCGCGATCCAGGAGGCGTCCGTCTTCGCCACCGTCGCCAACGACGGGGTCAAGGAGCCGGTCAAGCTCATCGCCGGGGTCGGCGAGGGTGACGACTACACCGCGCCGCAGGACGACCGCAAGGCCAAGCGGGTCATCTCCCGGGCCACCGCGAACAAGCTCACCAAGATGATGGAGGGCATCGTCTCCGAGACCGGTACGGCGCCGATGGCCGGGGTCAAGGGCTACTCGGTGGCGGGCAAGACCGGCACCGCCGACCGCTACGACCAGGAGCTGGGCCGCTACAACGGTGTCACCGCCTCGTTCATCGGTTTCGCACCCGCCGACCACCCGCGCTACATCGTCGCGGTCACGCTGCAGCGACCGGTCCACGGCACGTTCGGCGGCCAGCTGGCCGGCCCGGTGTTCTCCCAGATCATGGGCTACGCGCTGCAGAAGGCCGGGGTCCCGGCGAACCAGAAGCAGGCCTCGCCCTACCCGCTGACCTTCGAGACGACGGGGAAGAAATGA
- a CDS encoding AAA family ATPase translates to MSFTTETGPVTPAPVTSPADDPTTIEDVQQVATAIHQAVASVIEGKSEVIRTAVVVLFAGGHLLLEDVPGVGKTMLAKALARSIDCPMRRIQFTPDLLPSDVTGVSVFNQDSRTFEFRRGAIFANIVVGDEINRASPKTQSALLECMEEGQVTVDGQTYQLKAPFLVMATQNPIEMEGTYPLPEAQRDRFMTRISMGYPTPTAELEMLDVHGGASPLERLQPVTDGDTVARMARRVSAVHASPALRQYIVDIVGATRGSKALRLGASPRASLHLLRAARAGAALDGRDHVIPEDVQRLIEPVLAHRVILSSDNQHLHRGVGGVLTEIVRHVAVPSAAR, encoded by the coding sequence ATGTCCTTCACGACCGAGACGGGCCCCGTCACCCCGGCGCCCGTCACTTCACCTGCCGACGATCCGACCACCATCGAGGACGTCCAGCAGGTGGCGACCGCCATCCACCAAGCCGTTGCCTCGGTCATCGAGGGCAAGTCGGAGGTCATCCGCACCGCGGTCGTCGTGTTGTTCGCGGGCGGCCACCTGTTGCTCGAGGACGTTCCCGGGGTCGGCAAGACGATGCTCGCCAAGGCCCTCGCACGATCGATCGACTGCCCGATGCGCCGCATCCAGTTCACCCCGGACCTGCTGCCCAGCGATGTGACCGGGGTCAGCGTCTTCAACCAGGACAGCCGCACCTTCGAGTTCCGGCGCGGTGCGATCTTCGCCAACATCGTCGTCGGCGACGAGATCAACCGCGCCTCGCCCAAGACGCAGTCGGCGCTGCTGGAGTGCATGGAGGAGGGGCAGGTCACCGTCGACGGCCAGACCTACCAGCTGAAGGCACCGTTCCTCGTCATGGCCACCCAGAACCCCATCGAGATGGAAGGCACCTACCCGCTGCCCGAGGCGCAGCGGGACCGCTTCATGACGCGGATCTCGATGGGCTACCCGACACCCACCGCGGAGCTGGAGATGCTCGACGTGCACGGCGGGGCGTCGCCGCTGGAGCGGCTGCAGCCGGTCACCGATGGTGACACCGTCGCCCGGATGGCGCGCCGGGTCTCGGCCGTGCACGCCAGCCCGGCGCTGCGGCAGTACATCGTCGACATCGTCGGCGCCACCCGCGGCAGCAAGGCGCTGCGGCTGGGCGCGTCGCCGCGTGCGTCGCTGCACCTGTTGCGCGCGGCGCGCGCCGGCGCCGCACTGGACGGGCGCGACCACGTCATACCCGAGGACGTGCAGCGGCTCATCGAGCCGGTGCTGGCCCACCGCGTGATCCTGTCCAGCGACAACCAGCACCTGCACCGCGGCGTCGGCGGTGTCCTCACCGAGATCGTCCGTCACGTGGCGGTGCCCTCGGCCGCACGCTGA